The Agromyces atrinae genome window below encodes:
- the pdhA gene encoding pyruvate dehydrogenase (acetyl-transferring) E1 component subunit alpha: MATRTSAPAVKKSGGAPRVSRKLTTRPAVDTERLLDYYRRMVLIRRFEERTARSYTQAEIGGYCHLNLGEEATVVGLMSAMTPHDYLFTNYREHGYALERGIAPGRIMAELYGRSDGVSKGWGGSMHLFDMEARLLGGYGIVGGQLPLATGAALAIDYRGGQEAVVCIMGDGTTNIGAFHESLNIAAIWGLPVVFVVVNNGLGMGTTVERSSGEPEIYRRAASYRMPSARVDGTDPVAVEAAARTALESARAGVPYLLETVSERLKGHSVVDPAKYRGAEVTASLAESDPLAALLRRLHEADALTDDDAAAIDAEALRIVADAVAFAEASPHPGVETLFDYTYATPVPNDSRRLPGEPLFEPAPFPGTGARA; this comes from the coding sequence ATGGCCACCCGCACATCCGCCCCGGCGGTGAAGAAGTCCGGAGGGGCGCCACGCGTCTCGCGGAAGCTCACGACCCGGCCCGCCGTCGACACGGAGCGGCTGCTCGACTACTACCGGCGCATGGTGCTCATCCGCCGCTTCGAGGAGCGCACCGCCCGCTCGTACACGCAGGCCGAGATCGGCGGGTACTGCCACCTCAACCTCGGCGAGGAGGCGACGGTCGTCGGGCTCATGTCGGCGATGACGCCCCACGACTACCTCTTCACGAACTACCGCGAACACGGCTACGCCCTCGAACGCGGCATCGCGCCCGGCCGCATCATGGCCGAGCTCTACGGCCGAAGCGACGGCGTCTCGAAGGGGTGGGGCGGCTCGATGCACCTCTTCGACATGGAGGCGCGACTTCTCGGCGGGTACGGCATCGTCGGCGGGCAGCTCCCGCTCGCGACGGGCGCGGCCCTCGCGATCGACTACCGCGGCGGCCAAGAAGCAGTCGTCTGCATCATGGGCGACGGCACGACGAACATCGGCGCCTTCCACGAATCGCTCAACATCGCCGCGATCTGGGGGCTGCCCGTCGTCTTCGTCGTCGTCAACAACGGCCTCGGCATGGGCACGACCGTCGAACGGTCGTCGGGCGAACCCGAGATCTACCGACGCGCCGCGTCGTACCGGATGCCGTCGGCACGCGTCGACGGCACCGACCCCGTCGCCGTCGAGGCCGCTGCTCGCACCGCTCTCGAGAGCGCTCGCGCGGGAGTGCCCTACCTCCTCGAGACCGTGAGCGAACGGCTCAAGGGCCACTCGGTCGTCGACCCCGCGAAGTACCGCGGCGCCGAGGTCACCGCATCCCTCGCCGAGTCCGACCCCCTCGCGGCGCTCCTCCGCCGCCTGCACGAGGCCGACGCTCTGACCGACGACGACGCCGCAGCGATCGACGCCGAGGCGCTCCGCATCGTCGCCGACGCCGTCGCGTTCGCCGAGGCGAGCCCGCACCCCGGTGTCGAGACGCTCTTCGACTACACCTACGCGACGCCCGTTCCGAACGACTCCCGCCGCTTGCCGGGCGAGCCGCTCTTCGAACCCGCCCCCTTCCCCGGAACTGGAGCCCGAGCATGA
- a CDS encoding HAD-IC family P-type ATPase, which yields MTETATATRGLTSAEVAERRADGRVNDFVAPTSRSIGSILRANVLTLFNAIVIGCFGVLLVLGRWQDALFGFAAISNALIGTIQEFRAKSALDKLALLDAPNARVWRDGELSEIRVVNVVLDETLELRAGDQVPADGLVAEASRLQVDESMLTGESEPVDKGPGDRVLSGSVVVAGRGTAVVDRVGADSFANKLASEAKRFSLIASELRGSIDRVLKWITWIIGPMALLVLNSQMVAQGGWAAAIESGRWQEAGVGTMASVIAMIPLGLVLMTSIAFAVGAVKLSGHKVLVQELPAVEVLARVDLICLDKTGTITTGDIRFDEAHPVSEVDGWQAVLAWNGAADDANATTQCLVTAYPVDDALPVAERIPFSSARKWSAVSFGGTPSMSTAGTWVLAAPEMVFDETSDRWGVVERAGELAASGRRTLVLAHTVVALDADDVEHERFRGDLVPVVLLTFREEVRPDAKETLEYFAEQGVAVRIISGDNPETVAAIARDVGLDVPHGVDARTLPTDVDELATVLAEHSVFGRVTPDQKKNIVVALKKAGHTVAMTGDGVNDALAIKEADIGIAMESGSAATKAVSRLVLLDGRFSRLPGVVAEGRQVIANIERVSMLFLTKTAYAVSLALVFGILLLEFPLLPRQFSVTDGLTIGIPAFFLALLPNAQKYVPGFLWRALSFSIPAGLIVAVCLTTLSLYGRNTGIDQSEVRTATTIVLGLIGIAVLAGLSWPFTIKKVLIVIGMIVGLAVVLYVPLSAQFFEFVPLSEPLIVMGSIIAGVGIVLVTILRIVHTIVLRRRAARHAPAPLV from the coding sequence ATGACGGAGACCGCGACCGCCACACGCGGTCTCACCAGTGCTGAAGTCGCCGAGCGGCGGGCCGACGGTCGTGTGAACGATTTCGTCGCACCGACGAGCCGATCGATCGGCAGCATCCTCCGCGCCAACGTCCTCACGCTCTTCAATGCGATCGTCATCGGCTGTTTCGGTGTCCTCCTCGTGCTCGGCCGCTGGCAGGACGCGCTGTTCGGGTTCGCCGCGATCTCGAACGCCCTCATCGGCACGATCCAGGAGTTCCGCGCCAAGAGCGCCCTCGACAAGCTCGCCCTCCTCGATGCTCCGAACGCGCGCGTCTGGCGCGACGGCGAGCTGAGTGAGATCCGAGTCGTCAACGTCGTGCTCGACGAGACGCTCGAACTGCGTGCCGGCGACCAGGTGCCCGCCGACGGACTCGTCGCCGAGGCATCCCGCCTGCAGGTCGACGAGTCGATGCTCACGGGCGAGTCCGAACCCGTCGACAAGGGCCCGGGCGACCGCGTGCTGTCGGGTTCGGTCGTCGTCGCCGGCCGGGGCACCGCCGTCGTCGATCGCGTCGGAGCCGATTCGTTCGCCAACAAGCTCGCGAGCGAGGCCAAGCGCTTCTCCCTCATCGCCTCCGAACTCCGCGGCTCGATCGACCGCGTGCTGAAGTGGATCACGTGGATCATCGGCCCGATGGCCCTCCTCGTGCTCAACTCGCAGATGGTCGCGCAGGGCGGCTGGGCCGCCGCGATCGAGTCGGGCCGCTGGCAGGAGGCGGGCGTCGGCACGATGGCGTCGGTCATCGCGATGATCCCGCTCGGCCTCGTGCTCATGACGTCGATCGCCTTCGCCGTCGGCGCCGTGAAGCTCTCGGGGCACAAGGTGCTCGTGCAGGAGCTCCCTGCCGTCGAGGTGCTCGCCCGCGTCGACCTCATCTGCCTCGACAAGACGGGCACGATCACGACGGGCGACATCCGCTTCGACGAAGCGCACCCCGTCAGCGAGGTCGACGGCTGGCAGGCCGTCCTCGCGTGGAACGGCGCGGCCGACGACGCCAATGCGACGACGCAGTGTCTCGTCACCGCGTACCCCGTCGACGACGCCCTGCCCGTCGCCGAACGCATCCCGTTCTCCTCGGCCCGCAAGTGGAGCGCCGTCTCGTTCGGCGGCACCCCCTCGATGTCGACGGCGGGCACCTGGGTGCTCGCCGCACCCGAGATGGTCTTCGACGAGACCTCCGACCGATGGGGCGTCGTCGAGCGTGCGGGCGAGCTCGCGGCATCCGGTCGCCGCACGCTCGTGCTCGCGCACACCGTCGTCGCCCTCGACGCCGACGACGTCGAGCACGAGCGCTTCCGCGGCGATCTCGTTCCCGTCGTGCTGCTGACGTTCCGCGAAGAGGTGCGGCCCGACGCGAAGGAGACGCTCGAGTACTTCGCCGAGCAGGGCGTCGCCGTCCGCATCATCTCGGGCGACAACCCCGAGACGGTCGCGGCGATCGCGAGGGACGTCGGACTCGACGTGCCGCACGGCGTCGACGCCCGCACCCTGCCGACGGATGTCGACGAGCTCGCGACGGTACTGGCCGAGCACTCGGTCTTCGGGCGCGTGACACCCGATCAGAAGAAGAACATCGTCGTCGCGCTCAAGAAGGCCGGGCACACCGTCGCGATGACGGGCGACGGCGTCAACGACGCCCTCGCCATCAAGGAGGCCGACATCGGCATCGCGATGGAGTCGGGCTCGGCGGCCACGAAGGCCGTGTCGCGCCTCGTTCTGCTCGACGGCCGGTTCTCGCGCCTGCCGGGCGTCGTCGCCGAGGGCCGCCAGGTCATCGCGAACATCGAGCGCGTCTCGATGCTCTTCCTCACGAAGACCGCCTACGCCGTCTCGCTCGCGCTCGTCTTCGGCATCCTGCTGCTCGAGTTCCCCCTCCTGCCGCGCCAGTTCTCCGTGACCGACGGCCTCACCATCGGCATCCCCGCGTTCTTCCTCGCCCTCCTGCCGAACGCGCAGAAGTACGTGCCGGGCTTCCTGTGGCGGGCGCTCTCGTTCTCCATCCCCGCGGGTCTCATCGTCGCCGTGTGCCTCACGACGCTCTCGCTCTACGGGCGCAACACCGGCATCGATCAGTCCGAGGTGCGTACGGCGACGACGATCGTGCTCGGTCTCATCGGCATCGCCGTGCTCGCCGGACTCTCGTGGCCCTTCACGATCAAGAAGGTGCTCATCGTGATCGGCATGATCGTGGGCCTCGCGGTCGTGCTCTACGTGCCGCTCTCGGCGCAGTTCTTCGAGTTCGTGCCGCTCTCGGAGCCGCTCATCGTCATGGGATCGATCATCGCGGGCGTCGGCATCGTGCTCGTCACGATCCTCCGCATCGTGCACACGATCGTGCTGCGCCGTCGCGCAGCGCGTCACGCTCCCGCGCCGCTCGTCTGA
- a CDS encoding alpha-ketoacid dehydrogenase subunit beta — MTIKTYRQALHDTLRSEMLRDENVLLLGEEIGVFEGSYKITAGLLEEFGEKRVRDTPIAEEGFTGAAIGAAMLGLRPVVEIMTINFSLLALDQIVNHAAKIYGMFGGQARVPLVIRTPGGGGQQLGATHSQNIELYYAFVPGMKVVAPSSPADAKALLLAAIRDDDPVLFLENLALYNTKGEVPDDDVPAEIGRAAVTRTGSDITVVAYSRMAAVALQVAEQLAESDGIDVEVVDLRSLRPLDRETIIASVLKTHSAVVLEDDWLTYGIGAEIAATISDGAFDHLDAPVRRVAMAEVPMPYSKPLETAALPSAADAAEAIRQTLAAVGRRA, encoded by the coding sequence ATGACCATCAAGACCTACCGCCAGGCGCTTCACGACACGCTCCGTTCCGAGATGCTGCGCGACGAGAACGTGCTGCTCCTCGGCGAGGAGATCGGCGTCTTCGAGGGCTCCTACAAGATCACGGCGGGGCTTCTCGAGGAGTTCGGCGAGAAGCGCGTGCGCGACACCCCGATCGCCGAGGAAGGGTTCACGGGCGCCGCGATCGGCGCCGCGATGCTCGGCCTCCGCCCCGTCGTCGAGATCATGACGATCAACTTCTCGCTCCTCGCGCTCGACCAGATCGTCAACCACGCGGCGAAGATCTACGGCATGTTCGGCGGCCAGGCGCGCGTTCCCCTCGTCATCCGCACCCCCGGCGGAGGCGGCCAGCAGCTCGGTGCGACGCACTCGCAGAACATCGAGCTCTACTACGCGTTCGTGCCCGGCATGAAGGTCGTCGCCCCCTCGAGCCCGGCCGACGCGAAGGCCCTCCTGCTGGCCGCGATCCGCGACGACGACCCCGTGCTCTTCCTCGAGAACCTCGCGCTCTACAACACGAAGGGAGAGGTGCCCGACGACGACGTGCCCGCCGAGATCGGTCGCGCCGCCGTCACCCGCACGGGCTCCGACATCACGGTCGTCGCCTACTCGCGCATGGCCGCCGTCGCCCTCCAGGTCGCCGAACAGCTCGCCGAGTCGGACGGGATCGACGTCGAGGTCGTCGACCTCAGAAGCCTGCGCCCCCTCGACCGCGAGACGATCATCGCCTCCGTGCTGAAGACGCACTCGGCCGTCGTGCTCGAAGACGACTGGCTCACGTACGGCATCGGCGCCGAGATCGCGGCGACGATCTCGGACGGCGCCTTCGACCACCTCGACGCCCCCGTGCGGCGCGTCGCGATGGCCGAAGTGCCCATGCCGTACTCGAAGCCGCTCGAGACCGCGGCCCTCCCCTCCGCCGCCGATGCGGCCGAGGCCATCCGTCAGACCCTCGCGGCCGTCGGCCGTCGCGCGTAG
- a CDS encoding TetR/AcrR family transcriptional regulator C-terminal domain-containing protein: MSDEREPTRRLGRPTAADRERRRDQILDAAIALFVTNGFGHTSIDEIAATARVTKRTIYTFFGDKPGVFTAGVERFRERALAAVGADHETLHELAARIVFVVHSDDVVGLHRVMIGESRLFPELAHRFYESGPRSYIALLADRLSRDAPDSTPRAEALFGLLLGEPHRRRLLGLAPAPSRAEAHDYADSVLDLLGIASDA, translated from the coding sequence ATGAGCGACGAGCGAGAACCGACGCGCCGACTCGGTCGACCGACCGCGGCCGACCGCGAGCGTCGTCGCGACCAGATCCTCGACGCCGCCATCGCCCTCTTCGTGACGAACGGCTTCGGGCACACATCGATCGACGAGATCGCCGCGACGGCGCGCGTGACGAAGCGCACGATCTACACGTTCTTCGGCGACAAGCCCGGAGTCTTCACGGCGGGCGTCGAGCGTTTCCGCGAGCGCGCGCTCGCCGCCGTCGGGGCCGACCACGAGACACTCCACGAACTCGCCGCACGCATCGTCTTCGTGGTGCACTCCGACGACGTCGTCGGCCTCCACCGCGTCATGATCGGCGAGTCGCGCCTCTTCCCCGAGCTCGCCCACCGCTTCTACGAGAGCGGGCCGCGGAGCTACATCGCCCTCCTCGCCGACCGACTCTCACGCGACGCTCCCGATTCGACCCCGCGCGCCGAGGCGCTCTTCGGCCTGCTCCTCGGCGAGCCGCATCGCCGGCGCCTGCTCGGTCTCGCTCCTGCGCCGAGCCGTGCCGAGGCGCACGACTACGCCGATTCCGTGCTCGACCTGCTGGGAATCGCTTCCGACGCTTGA